One segment of Ignavibacteriales bacterium DNA contains the following:
- a CDS encoding HAD family hydrolase, which translates to MIDNPQKVLEDLKPTKEFFVGIDSDGCVFDTMEIKQKEAFCPTFIKHYKLQKISKYAREVWEFVNLYSKTRGVNRFKALLRAIELLERRPEVKARGMKFLDMTAVAEWVNIENKLGNPALEKYAKEKDDYLINLTLDWSKEVNKIIEEMVFDIPPFPFVKESLDKMKEKADLIVVSQTPGEALTREWEEHNIQDYVRVIAGQEYGTKTEHLKYAAKGKYSDKKILMIGDAPGDQSAAKSNGVLFYPINPGHEEESWKRFYEESADKFFSGTFAGDYEEKLLKEFESYLPELPGWEK; encoded by the coding sequence ATGATTGACAATCCACAAAAAGTGTTGGAAGATTTAAAACCCACAAAAGAATTTTTTGTTGGAATAGATTCTGATGGTTGTGTGTTTGATACAATGGAAATAAAACAGAAAGAGGCTTTTTGTCCAACGTTCATCAAACATTACAAATTGCAAAAGATTTCTAAATATGCTCGTGAAGTTTGGGAGTTTGTAAATCTTTATTCAAAAACTCGTGGTGTAAATAGATTTAAAGCATTGTTACGAGCAATTGAACTTCTTGAAAGGAGACCTGAAGTTAAAGCACGTGGAATGAAATTTTTAGATATGACTGCTGTAGCTGAATGGGTTAACATAGAAAACAAACTTGGTAATCCCGCTCTTGAAAAATATGCTAAAGAAAAAGACGATTACTTGATAAATTTAACTTTAGATTGGTCCAAAGAAGTAAATAAAATTATTGAAGAAATGGTATTTGATATTCCACCATTTCCATTTGTTAAAGAATCGTTAGATAAAATGAAGGAGAAAGCGGATTTGATTGTGGTGTCTCAAACCCCTGGGGAAGCATTAACTCGAGAATGGGAAGAACACAACATTCAGGACTATGTTAGAGTGATTGCCGGGCAAGAATATGGAACTAAAACTGAACATCTTAAATATGCAGCAAAAGGAAAATATTCTGATAAAAAAATATTGATGATTGGTGATGCTCCTGGTGATCAATCAGCGGCAAAATCAAATGGTGTATTGTTTTATCCGATCAATCCCGGACATGAAGAAGAAAGCTGGAAAAGATTTTATGAAGAGTCTGCGGATAAATTTTTTTCAGGAACTTTTGCTGGCGATTATGAAGAAAAACTTTTAA